The Streptomyces sp. Alt3 genome has a segment encoding these proteins:
- a CDS encoding bifunctional sugar phosphate isomerase/epimerase/4-hydroxyphenylpyruvate dioxygenase family protein, giving the protein MRTSIATVSLSGTLTEKLAAAARAGFDGVEIFENDLTGSPLSPEEIRERAADLGLTIDLYQPMRDIEAVPADEFARNLRRAEHKFRLMRRLGADTVLVCSSVSPYAVDDDTLAAGQLRRLADLAQESGIRVAYEALAWGRHVSTYEHAWRIVEAADHPALGVCLDSFHILARGSDLSGIEDIPGGKIFFLQLADAPQMALDVLQWSRHHRCFPGQGDLDVAALVRAAVRAGYDGPLSLEVFNDVFRQADAGRTAIDARRSLTLLQESAGVTAPPAPVVPTGFAFVEIATADTARIAPLLTALGFSRTARHSGKPVDLWEQGEARILLNTDTDTDTDTGSHRSGPSLTAVGLESPDPAGASARAESLLAPVLPRRRAPGDAPLDAVAAPDGTEFFFCVTERPGDTGHPGWTGDFVPAPHTPAPIGITRVDHVALSQPWHHFDEATLFHRGVLGLRPQASVDLADPYGLLRSRAVSNEDGTVRIALGVGASPGEDPARGGRPQHVALVTDDLVPTVRRALASGARMLPVPANYYDDLAAAHEFAPGELETYRELGILHDRDEKGEFRHCYTVTTGRVFFELVERVGGYDGYGARNAPVRLAAQHALAE; this is encoded by the coding sequence ATGCGAACGTCCATCGCCACCGTCTCGCTCAGCGGAACGCTCACCGAGAAACTCGCCGCGGCGGCACGCGCGGGCTTCGACGGCGTCGAGATCTTCGAGAACGACCTGACCGGAAGCCCGCTGAGCCCGGAGGAGATCCGGGAACGGGCGGCCGACCTCGGTCTGACCATCGATCTCTACCAGCCGATGCGCGACATCGAGGCCGTCCCCGCCGACGAGTTCGCCCGCAACCTGCGGCGCGCCGAGCACAAGTTCCGGCTGATGCGACGGCTCGGCGCCGACACCGTCCTGGTCTGCTCCAGTGTGTCGCCGTACGCCGTCGACGACGACACCCTCGCCGCCGGGCAGCTGCGCCGGCTGGCGGACCTCGCGCAGGAGTCCGGGATCCGGGTCGCCTACGAGGCGCTGGCGTGGGGCCGCCACGTCAGCACGTACGAGCACGCCTGGCGCATCGTCGAGGCCGCCGACCACCCCGCCCTCGGTGTCTGCCTGGACAGCTTCCACATCCTGGCCAGGGGCTCCGACCTCTCGGGAATCGAGGACATCCCCGGCGGCAAGATCTTCTTCCTCCAGCTCGCGGACGCCCCGCAGATGGCGCTGGACGTGCTGCAGTGGAGCCGCCACCACCGCTGCTTCCCCGGCCAGGGCGACCTCGACGTCGCCGCCCTGGTGCGGGCCGCCGTCCGCGCCGGATACGACGGGCCGCTCTCCCTGGAAGTGTTCAACGACGTCTTCCGCCAGGCGGACGCCGGTCGCACGGCGATCGACGCCCGGCGCTCGCTGACGCTGCTGCAGGAGTCGGCGGGGGTGACCGCGCCCCCGGCACCGGTCGTCCCGACCGGATTCGCCTTCGTCGAGATCGCCACGGCCGACACGGCCAGAATCGCCCCGCTGCTGACCGCGCTGGGCTTCTCCCGTACGGCCAGGCACTCCGGAAAGCCCGTGGACCTCTGGGAACAGGGCGAGGCACGCATCCTGCTCAACACCGACACCGACACCGACACCGACACCGGCAGCCACCGGTCCGGCCCCTCGCTCACCGCGGTCGGCCTGGAGAGCCCCGACCCCGCGGGCGCGTCCGCGCGGGCCGAGTCGCTGCTCGCCCCCGTCCTGCCCCGGCGCCGCGCTCCCGGCGACGCCCCGCTGGACGCGGTGGCCGCACCCGACGGCACCGAGTTCTTCTTCTGCGTCACCGAACGTCCCGGGGACACCGGACACCCCGGCTGGACCGGTGACTTCGTCCCCGCCCCGCACACCCCCGCCCCCATCGGGATCACCCGCGTCGACCATGTCGCGCTGAGCCAGCCCTGGCACCACTTCGACGAGGCGACCCTCTTCCACCGGGGTGTGCTGGGCCTGCGCCCGCAGGCGAGCGTCGACCTCGCCGACCCGTACGGGCTGCTCCGCAGCCGCGCAGTCAGCAACGAGGACGGCACCGTGCGCATCGCCCTCGGCGTGGGCGCGTCCCCCGGCGAGGACCCGGCCCGGGGCGGCCGCCCCCAGCACGTCGCCCTGGTCACCGACGACCTCGTCCCCACGGTCCGCCGCGCACTCGCGTCCGGCGCCCGGATGCTGCCGGTCCCCGCCAACTACTACGACGACCTGGCCGCGGCTCACGAGTTCGCCCCCGGTGAGCTGGAGACCTACCGCGAACTCGGCATCCTCCACGACCGCGACGAGAAGGGGGAGTTCCGGCACTGCTACACAGTGACGACCGGCCGTGTCTTCTTCGAGCTCGTCGAGCGGGTCGGCGGATACGACGGCTACGGCGCCCGGAACGCACCGGTACGGCTGGCCGCGCAGCACGCCCTGGCCGAGTGA
- a CDS encoding ECF transporter S component, translated as MTARSARPVRLGPHAVAALVLVSAVGLVGFGWPLLAGAGSGLAHAEDAPWLFAVLLVLLVGVVLATIADSGLDAKAVAMLGVLAAVGAALRPLGAGTAGLEPMFFLMVLSGRVLGPGFGFVLGSVTMFASALLTGGVGPWMPFQMLSMGWFTMGAGLLPGPDRLRGRGELLTLAGYGFVAAFAYGTVMNLYGWTIVPGLGSGISFVAGDPLHENLVRFLAYCAATSLGWDLGRAALTVVLTLAVGPTLLRALRRATRRAAFDARAGFEARAD; from the coding sequence GTGACGGCACGGTCCGCCCGGCCGGTACGGCTCGGCCCGCACGCCGTCGCGGCGCTGGTCCTGGTCAGCGCGGTCGGGCTGGTCGGCTTCGGCTGGCCGCTGCTGGCGGGGGCGGGCTCCGGCCTCGCCCACGCCGAGGACGCCCCGTGGCTGTTCGCCGTCCTGCTGGTGCTGCTCGTCGGTGTCGTCCTCGCGACGATCGCGGACTCCGGTCTCGACGCGAAGGCCGTCGCGATGCTGGGGGTGCTGGCCGCCGTCGGGGCGGCGCTGCGTCCGCTGGGCGCGGGGACGGCCGGCCTGGAGCCCATGTTCTTCCTGATGGTGCTGAGCGGCCGGGTGCTGGGGCCCGGCTTCGGCTTCGTGCTCGGCTCGGTCACCATGTTCGCCTCGGCGCTGCTGACGGGCGGGGTGGGACCGTGGATGCCCTTCCAGATGCTGTCGATGGGCTGGTTCACCATGGGCGCCGGCCTGCTGCCCGGCCCGGACCGGCTGCGCGGCAGGGGTGAGCTGCTGACGCTGGCGGGCTACGGCTTCGTGGCGGCGTTCGCCTACGGCACGGTGATGAACCTGTACGGCTGGACGATCGTGCCCGGGCTCGGTTCCGGCATCTCCTTCGTGGCGGGCGACCCGCTGCACGAGAACCTGGTCCGCTTCCTCGCGTACTGCGCGGCCACCTCGCTCGGCTGGGACCTGGGCCGGGCCGCCCTCACCGTGGTCCTGACCCTGGCCGTCGGTCCCACGCTGCTCAGGGCCCTGCGCCGGGCCACCCGGCGCGCCGCGTTCGACGCCCGCGCCGGGTTCGAGGCCCGCGCGGACTGA
- a CDS encoding ABC transporter ATP-binding protein: MIRFEQVSVRYEGAGRPTLSGVDLTIPEGELVLAVGPSGVGKSTLLGAVSGLVPHFTGGVLSGRVTVGGRDTRTHKPRELADLVGTVGQDPLAHFVTDTVEDELAYGMESLGLAPDVMRRRVEETLDLLGLAELRDRPIATLSGGQRQRVAIGSVLTPHPRVLVLDEPTSALDPAAAEDVLAVLQRLVHDLGTTVLMAEHRLERVVQYADQVLLLPAPGAAPVMGAPADIMALSPVRPPVVDLGRLVGWDPLPLSVRDARRRAVDLRERLADVEPPEREAPADAAPVPLPEPAAPRPGLLGRLLGRRPAPSPAPAPLAGVVTRVEGLGVRHGRVQALRGVTLSVAPGETVALMGRNGAGKSTLLSTLVGTTPPTTGSVLVGGLQPSGTPPRDMVRRVGLVPQEPRDLLYADTVAAECAAADSDAGAPEGSCRALVSELLPGVPDGVHPRDLSEGQRLALALALVLTARPPLLLLDEPTRGLDYAAKARLVGVLRRLAAGGHAIVLATHDVELAAELADRVVILADGEVVADGPTRQVVVSSPAFAPQTSKVLAPRQWLTVSQVRTALEGLA, encoded by the coding sequence ATGATCCGGTTCGAGCAGGTCTCGGTACGGTACGAGGGCGCCGGGCGCCCCACTCTGTCCGGGGTGGACCTCACGATCCCCGAGGGCGAACTGGTGCTGGCCGTCGGCCCATCCGGTGTCGGTAAGTCGACTCTGCTGGGTGCGGTGTCCGGTCTGGTGCCGCACTTCACCGGCGGGGTGCTGTCCGGCCGGGTCACCGTGGGCGGACGCGACACCCGCACCCACAAACCGCGTGAACTCGCCGATCTGGTGGGCACGGTGGGCCAGGACCCGCTCGCCCACTTCGTGACGGACACCGTCGAGGACGAGCTGGCGTACGGCATGGAGTCGCTGGGCCTCGCCCCGGACGTGATGCGACGCAGGGTCGAGGAGACGCTGGATCTGCTGGGGCTCGCCGAGTTGCGTGACCGGCCGATCGCCACGCTCTCCGGGGGCCAGCGGCAGCGGGTCGCGATCGGCTCGGTCCTCACCCCGCACCCCAGGGTCCTGGTCCTCGACGAGCCGACGTCCGCCCTGGACCCGGCGGCGGCCGAGGACGTGCTGGCGGTGCTCCAGCGCCTGGTGCACGACCTGGGCACGACGGTGCTCATGGCCGAGCACCGGCTGGAGCGTGTGGTCCAGTACGCGGACCAGGTCCTCCTGCTGCCCGCCCCCGGTGCCGCGCCGGTGATGGGCGCGCCCGCGGACATCATGGCGCTGTCGCCCGTCCGGCCGCCGGTGGTGGACCTGGGCCGGCTGGTGGGCTGGGATCCGCTGCCGCTGTCGGTGCGTGACGCCCGGCGCCGTGCGGTGGACCTGCGGGAGCGGCTGGCCGACGTGGAGCCGCCGGAGCGTGAGGCCCCGGCCGACGCCGCACCCGTCCCGCTGCCCGAACCGGCCGCGCCCCGCCCCGGCCTTTTGGGCCGGCTGCTCGGCCGCCGTCCGGCCCCGTCCCCCGCGCCTGCCCCGCTCGCCGGTGTCGTCACCCGGGTCGAGGGACTCGGGGTGCGGCACGGACGGGTCCAGGCGCTGCGCGGGGTGACGCTGTCCGTCGCGCCGGGTGAGACCGTGGCCCTGATGGGCCGCAACGGCGCCGGCAAGTCGACCCTGCTCTCGACCCTGGTCGGTACGACCCCGCCGACCACGGGCTCCGTCCTCGTCGGCGGTCTCCAGCCGTCCGGCACCCCGCCCCGCGACATGGTGCGCCGGGTCGGGCTCGTACCGCAGGAACCGCGCGATCTGCTGTACGCGGACACGGTCGCCGCCGAGTGCGCGGCGGCCGACTCCGACGCGGGCGCACCCGAGGGCAGTTGCCGCGCCCTGGTCTCCGAGCTGCTGCCCGGGGTGCCGGACGGTGTCCACCCCCGCGATCTCTCGGAGGGGCAGCGGCTCGCGCTCGCCCTCGCCCTGGTGCTCACCGCCCGCCCTCCGCTCCTCCTCCTCGACGAGCCGACGCGCGGCCTGGACTACGCGGCGAAGGCACGGCTCGTCGGTGTACTGCGGCGGCTGGCGGCCGGGGGCCACGCCATCGTCCTGGCCACCCATGACGTGGAGCTGGCGGCGGAGCTGGCGGACCGGGTGGTGATCCTGGCCGACGGTGAGGTCGTCGCCGACGGCCCGACCCGGCAGGTCGTGGTGTCCTCCCCCGCCTTCGCCCCGCAGACCTCGAAGGTCCTGGCGCCGCGGCAGTGGCTGACCGTGTCCCAGGTGCGCACGGCCCTGGAGGGTCTCGCGTGA
- a CDS encoding CbiQ family ECF transporter T component has protein sequence MTRSTGPARLRPALRAPAATRGNALPAGAWWLWALGLATAASRTTNPLLLGLLVGVAGYVVAARRTDAPWARSYGAFIRLGLFVVAVRLVFTVFLGSPLPGTHTLFTVPEVPLPDWAQGVRIGGRVTAEQVVFALYEGAKLATLLICVGAANSLANPARLLKSLPGALYEVGVAVVVAMTFAPNMVADVARLRTARRLRGRPTGGVRAVLQIGLPVLEGALERSVAVAASMDARGYGRTAQVPPAVRRTTHVLTLGGLLGVCAGTYGLLAAQGAVHGLPLLLAGLAAAGAGLRLGGRRSVRTRYRPDRWGVRAWLVAGSGAAVAAVMIRAGAADPEALRPGVLPLTAPVLPLWPAAAVLIGLLPAAVAPLPLSSSDSKERA, from the coding sequence ATGACCCGCTCCACCGGCCCGGCCCGGCTCCGCCCTGCCCTGCGCGCGCCCGCGGCGACGCGCGGCAACGCGCTTCCGGCGGGGGCCTGGTGGCTGTGGGCCCTCGGGCTGGCGACCGCCGCGTCCCGGACCACCAACCCGCTGCTGCTCGGACTGCTGGTGGGGGTGGCCGGTTACGTGGTGGCGGCGCGCCGTACGGACGCGCCGTGGGCCCGTTCGTACGGGGCGTTCATCAGGCTCGGGCTGTTCGTCGTCGCGGTGCGGCTGGTGTTCACCGTCTTCCTCGGCTCGCCGCTGCCCGGTACGCACACCCTGTTCACGGTGCCCGAGGTGCCGTTGCCCGACTGGGCGCAGGGGGTCAGGATCGGCGGCCGGGTCACCGCGGAGCAGGTGGTCTTCGCCCTGTACGAGGGCGCGAAGCTGGCCACACTGCTGATCTGCGTCGGTGCGGCGAACTCGCTGGCCAATCCGGCCCGGCTGCTGAAGTCCCTGCCCGGCGCCCTGTACGAGGTGGGGGTCGCCGTCGTCGTCGCGATGACGTTCGCGCCGAACATGGTCGCCGACGTGGCACGGCTGCGGACGGCCCGCCGGCTGCGCGGCCGCCCGACCGGCGGGGTCCGGGCGGTGCTCCAGATCGGGCTGCCGGTGCTGGAGGGCGCGCTGGAGCGTTCGGTGGCCGTGGCGGCTTCGATGGACGCGCGGGGGTACGGGCGCACCGCTCAGGTCCCGCCCGCCGTCCGGCGCACCACGCACGTGCTGACGCTCGGCGGGCTGCTCGGCGTGTGCGCGGGGACGTACGGGCTGCTGGCCGCGCAGGGCGCGGTGCACGGGCTGCCGTTGCTGCTGGCCGGTCTGGCCGCCGCGGGGGCCGGGCTCAGGCTGGGCGGCCGCCGCTCGGTCCGTACCCGCTACCGGCCGGACCGCTGGGGCGTACGCGCCTGGCTCGTCGCGGGCTCGGGCGCGGCGGTCGCCGCGGTGATGATCCGGGCGGGCGCCGCCGACCCGGAGGCCCTGCGCCCCGGTGTCCTGCCGCTCACCGCTCCCGTGCTGCCGCTGTGGCCCGCCGCCGCCGTGCTGATCGGTCTGCTGCCCGCCGCGGTGGCTCCGCTTCCCCTCTCTTCCTCGGACTCCAAGGAGCGCGCATGA
- a CDS encoding SCO2322 family protein produces the protein MRRPPGRATLLLVVAALLALLGAGNAYAAGYRYWSFWEGDGGKGWTYATQGPSSVRPDDGTVQGFRFSVSEDSQDSAQPRRAPDFGTVCAGTPAEDGLKRIALVIDPGTAADAPDGEEPPAPRTACALVAPDASTAEALASVAKPLRYDSAAMLCAISGYPRSGCGEQVGARPETAKPDGAATASATEGAQDASGDGGPSVGVLAGIGAVLVLGVAAVLRARRRR, from the coding sequence GTGAGGCGCCCGCCGGGCAGGGCGACGCTGCTTCTCGTCGTCGCCGCCCTGCTGGCCCTGCTGGGCGCCGGAAACGCGTATGCGGCCGGCTACCGCTACTGGTCGTTCTGGGAGGGCGACGGCGGAAAGGGCTGGACGTACGCCACGCAGGGGCCCTCCTCGGTCCGGCCGGACGACGGCACGGTGCAGGGTTTCCGCTTCTCGGTGAGCGAGGACTCACAGGATTCGGCCCAGCCGCGCCGCGCTCCGGACTTCGGGACGGTCTGCGCGGGCACCCCGGCGGAGGACGGCCTCAAGCGGATCGCGCTGGTCATCGATCCGGGCACGGCGGCGGACGCGCCGGACGGAGAGGAACCGCCGGCTCCGCGCACCGCCTGCGCCCTGGTCGCACCTGACGCGAGCACGGCGGAAGCCCTCGCCTCGGTGGCGAAGCCGCTGCGGTACGACAGCGCCGCGATGCTCTGCGCGATCTCGGGCTACCCGCGCTCGGGCTGCGGTGAGCAGGTGGGCGCGCGGCCGGAGACCGCGAAGCCGGACGGCGCGGCCACAGCATCCGCCACGGAGGGTGCGCAGGACGCGTCCGGCGACGGCGGCCCGTCGGTGGGTGTGCTCGCCGGTATCGGCGCGGTGCTCGTCCTGGGTGTCGCCGCCGTACTGCGGGCCCGCCGCCGCCGATGA
- a CDS encoding prenyltransferase/squalene oxidase repeat-containing protein yields the protein MSVRRRAAALAITAVLCGAAAPAALAAPSPSPSPSAPDLPEGLYGTKDPTYDGVWRQSLAFLAQKIELVTPATKSVDWLVGQQCDSGAFASYRDASRPCDDKTVADTNATAAAVQAVVELGVHREVVDNGVAWLKSVQNDDGGWGYNPGSPSDANSTAVVNGALARAGVPLADITKAGGKTPYTALQTFALPCGGEDGGAFAYQPDKAGKLAANADATAAAVLGSMGKGMAAGNYNAVKAPVCTEGSDLTPEQSAQNGASYLAKALAGKGYLDLPPMPGAEESAPQPDFGNTADAVVALAAAGHKDEAADSVAYLEKHAQGWAKEGGPAATAQLVLAAHATGTDARDFGGVDLVRQLNATGPAPAATAVPSPTATTPSKPADTSSDDEGLGLWWIIGIGLAFGAGIGFLLSGRRKNQQL from the coding sequence ATGTCCGTACGCCGTCGCGCGGCAGCGCTCGCGATCACCGCCGTGCTCTGTGGAGCGGCCGCCCCGGCGGCCCTCGCCGCGCCGAGTCCGTCCCCGTCCCCCTCCGCACCGGACCTTCCGGAGGGGCTGTACGGCACCAAGGACCCGACGTACGACGGGGTGTGGCGCCAGTCGCTGGCCTTCCTCGCCCAGAAGATCGAGCTGGTCACGCCCGCCACGAAGTCGGTGGACTGGCTCGTCGGCCAGCAGTGCGACAGCGGGGCCTTCGCCTCGTACCGCGACGCCTCCCGTCCCTGCGACGACAAGACGGTCGCGGACACCAACGCGACGGCGGCGGCTGTCCAGGCCGTGGTCGAGCTCGGTGTGCACCGCGAGGTCGTGGACAACGGAGTCGCCTGGCTCAAGTCCGTGCAGAACGACGACGGCGGCTGGGGCTACAACCCTGGCAGCCCGAGCGACGCCAACTCCACCGCCGTCGTGAACGGCGCCCTGGCCCGGGCGGGCGTGCCGCTCGCCGACATCACCAAGGCGGGCGGGAAGACTCCGTACACGGCGCTGCAGACCTTCGCGCTGCCCTGCGGCGGCGAGGACGGCGGGGCGTTCGCCTACCAGCCGGACAAGGCGGGCAAGCTGGCCGCGAACGCGGACGCCACGGCGGCCGCGGTGCTCGGCTCGATGGGCAAGGGCATGGCCGCGGGGAACTACAACGCGGTGAAGGCCCCCGTCTGCACCGAGGGCAGCGACCTCACCCCCGAGCAGTCCGCGCAGAACGGCGCCTCCTACCTGGCGAAGGCTCTGGCCGGGAAGGGGTATCTGGATCTGCCTCCGATGCCGGGCGCCGAGGAGTCGGCCCCGCAGCCGGACTTCGGCAACACGGCGGACGCCGTCGTGGCGCTGGCGGCAGCCGGGCACAAGGACGAGGCGGCCGACTCCGTCGCGTATCTGGAGAAGCACGCCCAGGGCTGGGCGAAGGAGGGCGGTCCCGCCGCCACCGCCCAGCTGGTCCTCGCCGCCCACGCGACCGGCACCGACGCCCGGGACTTCGGGGGCGTCGACCTCGTCAGGCAGCTCAACGCCACGGGCCCGGCGCCCGCAGCCACGGCGGTGCCCTCGCCGACCGCGACGACGCCCTCCAAGCCCGCGGACACGAGCAGCGACGACGAGGGTCTCGGCCTCTGGTGGATCATCGGCATCGGTCTCGCCTTCGGCGCGGGCATCGGTTTCCTCCTCAGCGGCCGCCGGAAGAACCAGCAGCTGTGA
- a CDS encoding extracellular catalytic domain type 1 short-chain-length polyhydroxyalkanoate depolymerase codes for MRPSTLRRLLRRVTSASACVLLAVLGAHPAPAVATPTAAAAAGLQQVTGFGSNPGGLQMFAYTPDDVPAGAPLVVALHGCTQSANAYYTNSGWTEYADLWGFDVVFPQTTSANNALSCFGWFDPADSTRGRGEAASVVQMVEYAKQTYGSDGRRVFVTGLSAGGGMTADLLAAYPDVFAGGSVASGLPAQCATSQAAASGCQTGPQQLSPARWGDKVRGSHPGWTGPWPRVAIWQGTSDYTVRPANATALRDQWTDVWGIGQTPSRTESLPGSTTRSVYDDASGQPAVETFSVSGMGHGLPVDPGSGAGQCGSTAAYFLDTICSAYHTGVFWGLDKAAPGGGDGLPAPAGLKVTGVTDSSASLTWSAVTGAASYTVYRDGAKVTTTASTSFTDTGLTAGTAYRYSVTAADSSGAAGAGSSAVTATTSGGAAPARCFTATNYAHVTAGRAHTSGGHAYANGSDQDMGLYNVFVTHTLREAPAGHFVIADSGCQTGSS; via the coding sequence GTGCGCCCATCGACCCTGCGACGCCTGCTCCGCCGCGTCACCTCTGCCTCCGCCTGTGTCCTGCTCGCCGTGCTCGGCGCGCACCCGGCCCCCGCCGTCGCCACCCCCACGGCCGCGGCGGCCGCCGGACTCCAGCAGGTCACCGGCTTCGGCTCGAACCCCGGCGGTCTCCAGATGTTCGCCTACACCCCCGACGACGTGCCGGCGGGCGCGCCCCTGGTGGTCGCTCTGCACGGCTGCACGCAGTCGGCGAACGCCTACTACACCAACTCGGGCTGGACCGAGTACGCCGACCTGTGGGGCTTCGACGTCGTCTTCCCGCAGACCACCTCGGCGAACAACGCCCTCTCGTGCTTCGGCTGGTTCGACCCGGCGGACAGCACGCGGGGCAGGGGCGAGGCGGCGTCCGTGGTGCAGATGGTCGAGTACGCGAAGCAGACGTACGGCTCCGACGGCCGCCGGGTGTTCGTCACCGGGCTGTCCGCGGGCGGCGGGATGACCGCCGATCTGCTGGCCGCCTACCCGGACGTCTTCGCGGGCGGGTCGGTCGCCTCCGGTCTCCCCGCGCAGTGCGCCACCAGTCAGGCCGCCGCCTCCGGCTGCCAGACGGGCCCGCAGCAGCTCTCGCCCGCCCGGTGGGGCGACAAGGTCCGCGGTTCCCACCCGGGCTGGACCGGGCCCTGGCCCCGGGTGGCGATCTGGCAGGGCACGTCCGACTACACGGTCCGCCCCGCCAACGCCACCGCGCTGCGCGACCAGTGGACCGACGTCTGGGGCATCGGCCAGACCCCGTCCCGCACGGAGAGCCTGCCGGGCAGCACCACCCGGAGCGTCTACGACGACGCGTCCGGGCAGCCCGCCGTGGAGACCTTCTCGGTGTCCGGCATGGGACACGGTCTGCCGGTGGACCCCGGATCGGGCGCCGGGCAGTGCGGTTCGACGGCCGCGTACTTCCTGGACACCATCTGCTCGGCCTACCACACGGGCGTGTTCTGGGGCCTGGACAAGGCGGCACCGGGCGGTGGGGACGGGCTGCCCGCCCCGGCCGGTCTGAAGGTCACCGGGGTCACGGACAGCAGCGCGTCACTGACGTGGAGCGCGGTCACGGGCGCGGCCTCCTACACGGTGTACCGCGACGGCGCGAAGGTGACCACGACCGCGTCCACGTCGTTCACGGACACCGGCCTGACCGCGGGCACCGCCTACCGCTACTCGGTGACCGCGGCCGACTCCTCGGGGGCCGCCGGGGCGGGCTCGTCCGCCGTGACCGCGACCACCTCGGGCGGCGCGGCCCCCGCCAGGTGCTTCACCGCGACGAACTACGCACATGTGACGGCCGGCCGGGCGCACACCTCGGGCGGCCACGCCTACGCGAACGGTTCGGACCAGGACATGGGGCTGTACAACGTGTTCGTCACCCACACCCTCCGGGAGGCCCCGGCGGGCCACTTCGTGATCGCGGACTCCGGCTGTCAGACCGGGTCCTCGTAG
- a CDS encoding 3-hydroxybutyrate dehydrogenase, translating into MQTSRTPEHDPRALAGRTALVTGAASGIGLACAQALAAAGAHVHVVDKAGDAAESLASRIGGTAWVADLSVAEAVDGLPADVDIVVNNAGLQHVAPVHEFPPDRFALIHRVMVEAPFRILRRTLPGMYERGWGRVVNISSVHGLRASPYKSAYVSAKHALEGLSKVVALEAAPHGVTSNCVSPGYVRTPLVEDQIADQARSHGISEQEVVGRVLLERSALKSLIEPGDVAGAVLWLCGPGTAHITGSSLTMDGGWTAN; encoded by the coding sequence ATGCAGACTTCCCGGACCCCCGAGCACGACCCCCGCGCCCTCGCCGGACGCACGGCCCTGGTCACCGGCGCCGCGAGCGGCATCGGACTGGCCTGCGCGCAGGCACTCGCCGCCGCGGGAGCCCATGTGCACGTGGTGGACAAGGCGGGCGACGCCGCAGAGAGCCTGGCGTCACGCATCGGCGGCACGGCCTGGGTGGCCGACCTCTCCGTGGCCGAGGCGGTGGACGGGCTGCCCGCCGACGTGGACATCGTGGTCAACAACGCGGGGCTCCAGCACGTGGCCCCCGTGCACGAGTTCCCGCCGGACCGCTTCGCCCTGATCCACCGCGTCATGGTGGAAGCCCCGTTCCGCATCTTGCGCCGCACGCTCCCCGGCATGTACGAACGCGGCTGGGGCCGCGTCGTCAACATCTCGTCCGTGCACGGGCTGCGCGCGAGTCCCTACAAGTCGGCCTACGTCTCGGCAAAGCACGCACTGGAGGGTCTCAGCAAGGTGGTCGCACTCGAAGCGGCGCCGCACGGCGTGACGAGCAACTGCGTCAGCCCCGGCTACGTCCGCACGCCCCTGGTCGAGGACCAGATCGCCGACCAGGCCCGCAGCCACGGCATCTCCGAACAGGAGGTCGTGGGCCGGGTGCTGCTGGAACGCAGCGCCCTCAAGTCGCTGATCGAGCCCGGTGACGTGGCCGGGGCCGTCCTGTGGCTGTGCGGACCTGGCACGGCGCACATCACCGGGAGCTCCCTCACGATGGACGGCGGCTGGACCGCCAACTGA